GAAAAATTAGACGGCACCGGTTATCCGCTCGGCTTAAAAGGCGAGGATATACCACTCGGGGCGCGGATTATTTGTATCGCCGACGTTTTCGACGCTCTCACATCCGACAGGGTCTACCGCAAGGCCTTCGACACCGAGAAAGCCCTCCAGATAATGGAAGATGATTCCAATATGATGTTCGATCCGGTCATCCTGAACTGCTTTATGCGCATGATCCGCCAGGGTAAAGCCGACCTGGTAATTAACAGCAAGACCTCCAAAGACGAGATGTACAGTATCTGGGCGCAGTGTACGCTCGAAGACGACGGCCAGGAGATTTCAGAGATCCCTGAAAACACAGGCAGGCAGTTCGATCAGGTAAATACTACGATCCCATAATCAAGAATCGATTAGTTCAAGAAACTTGTCAGACACAAAATAGAAAAGCGGAAGGCTCAAAAAAACCTTCCGCTTTCGTTTTATCGATCTTTATTGTAATTATCCAACCCAGCGAAGCGGGATAAATGCGCCGTCATCGAGCACCTGGAAAGTAAAGGTTTCAGTCAAAAACAGCTTCACTTTTTTGGAATCATGCGAGAGATATCCGATTGAAAGATCCGCCCCGAGAGTCAGGCGCAGATCGCCACCACGCAATGAGACCAGAAAGTTCTGGTCCAGAAGCGGATTCAGGATCAACTTGCCACCGATCATCTTGTCGGTATGGTCACGGAGCGCAAACTGACGGGGCTGGCTGTGGATGAACTTCCACAGGCTGGGGCCTGCCACGAGCGCGTAAGGACCGTTTACAGCCGAGCCCGAAAGGGTAGTCATAGCTACCGACACCTGCTCCAGCACCTGGGCCGGATCAGGCTTGAGCTCAAGCACGCTATGAGCGCTGTTGTCGATCATGCCGGCGATACCCGCGGTTTCCAAACCCTGATAAATCGCTTTCTCCTCGAAAAGGGCGATCTTCTGGGCCGCTTTTTCCAGGGCTTCGAGATCGACATCTTCGGCACCGCGTATAACATTATCGAGTTCCCAGACATCCAGCTCGAACTCGACACGCGGTTCGACCAGTGGCTGAACTGTATGAACACCGTAACCGAGACCATCGGATTTGCCCTCGGGAAGTTTCAGTCTGCCTTTTGAAACAGCCGCGAAATCCCAGCCCTTAGGGCCTTCGATATCGATAAATTTGCGGGCTGAAAGCAGGGATGTAAGTGAATCCTTGGCTTGATCTTCTATCTCTTCCCAGGCGGCATCGGAAATAGGCGCCAGAGCTTTTTTCAAAATATCCATTATCTTAACTCCTTTACTCAGTCTGTTTGATTTCGCAATTAATCTTTGAGACCACCGATACCGAGACCGGACGAGCCCTCAGAAGATTCTTTTGACTCCCCCTCTTCACCCTCTTCCACTTCACTTAAATCACCTTCGGTGAAAAGGTAGGTTTTGAGTTCGTCATCCCAGCCATCCATATTCCGCCTCAACCATTCGACCAGCATAACGGAATGTTCAATTTCTTCATCGCGGTTGTGGGCGAGAATCTTTTTTAGCT
The DNA window shown above is from Candidatus Zixiibacteriota bacterium and carries:
- a CDS encoding bacteriocin, yielding MDILKKALAPISDAAWEEIEDQAKDSLTSLLSARKFIDIEGPKGWDFAAVSKGRLKLPEGKSDGLGYGVHTVQPLVEPRVEFELDVWELDNVIRGAEDVDLEALEKAAQKIALFEEKAIYQGLETAGIAGMIDNSAHSVLELKPDPAQVLEQVSVAMTTLSGSAVNGPYALVAGPSLWKFIHSQPRQFALRDHTDKMIGGKLILNPLLDQNFLVSLRGGDLRLTLGADLSIGYLSHDSKKVKLFLTETFTFQVLDDGAFIPLRWVG